The nucleotide window GCTGTATCAATTCGCCGACGCCTTCGCCTTCCTGGTGCTGTCGGCCTGCGGGCTCGCCGTCATCTTCGGCATGATGGGCGTCATCAATCTCGCCCACGGCGAGTTCATCATGTGCGGCGCCTATGTCACCGCCAGCGCCGTGCACGCCGGGCTGCCGCTGCCGCTCGCCATCCTGACCGGAGCGCTGGTCTCCGCGGTGGTCGGCATGCTGGTCGAGTTCGTGGTGGTGCGGCATCTCTATGAGCGCCCGCTCGACACCATCGTCGCCACCTGGGGGCTCAGCCTGATCGCAACGCAAGGGACGCTGATCGTGATCGGCTCGACCATGGCCGGTGTCGGCACGCCGTTCGGCAGCTTTCAGGTCGGCGCCTATTCGTATTCGATCTATCGGATCGTGCTGTTCCTGGCCGCGCTCGGCGTGCTCGGGGCGCTGTATGCGGTGTTCAATTGGACCTCGTTCGGCGTGAAAGCCCGCGCCACCATCCAGGTGCCGCATATGGCGGATGCGCTCGGCGTCGACACCCGCTGGATCTACAGCCTGACCTTCGCCTGCGGCGCCGGACTCGCCGGGCTTGCCGGCGGGCTGTACGCGCCGACCATGACGCTGGTGCCGACGATGGGCGCGACCTTCCTGATGGAGGCGTTCGTCACCGTGGTGATCGGCGGCGCCGACGTCTTCCTCGGCACTGCGCCGGCCGCGGCAGTCCTGGCAGTGGTGAAGTCGGCGATGACCTCCTGGCAGGGCCAGTTGTTCGGCCAGATCGGCCTGTTGGTCGCGGTGATCATCGTGGTCCGGGTGCTGCCGAAAGGCATCTCCGGCTTCCTGCTGCGCGAACGGACCTGAGGGAGGCGAGGGTGAGCGGTTTGATCTCTCTGTTTCGCCGGCTCGAAGGCCCGCAGACCAAGGGCCGCGGCAAGCTATTCTGGTCGGTGTTCGTGCTCGCGCTGATCGGCGCGATCGCGTATCCGATGTTCAGCGACGGCTACACCGTCGGCAACACTGCGTACTTTTTCGTCTGGGTGTTCATCGCGCTCAGCCTGTGCCTGATCTGGGGCTATGGCGGCGCGCTGTCGTTCGGCCAGACCGCGTTCTTCGGTATCGCCGGCTACAGCTACGGCATCCTGACGCTGAATTTCGGCGCGGCGTACGGCTTCACGCTCGTCGCCGTGCTGGCGGCGGTCCTGATCGCCGCGGTGGTGGCGCTGCTGCTCGGCTACTTCATGTTCTTCGGCCGGATCGAAGGCGTGTTTCTCGGCATCGTCACGCTGGCCGTGACCCTGATGCTGGAGCGCTTCATGGCCCAGACCGCCGGCCCGGAATGGCGGATCGGCGCGGCGCGGCTCAACGGCTTCAACGGCATGAGCGGAATGCCGCCGATCACCATCCCCTGGTTCGACGGGCCGATCGTGCTGTTCGCCGATGTCGGGCTGTATTACCTGATCCTGGCGCTGGTGGTGGTGGTCTATCTCGGCCTGCGCATCCTGGTGAACTCCTCGTTCGGCAACGTCATCGTGGCGATCCGTGAGAATCCGGAGCGCGCCGAAATGCTCGGTTACGACATCCGCAAATATCAGCTCATCAATTTCGTTATCGGCGCCGGGCTCGCCGGCCTGTCGGGCGTGCTCTACACCGCCTGGGGCCAGTACATCACCCCGTCGAGCATGGGCATGACGTCGGCGGCGCTGCCGCTGATCTGGGTCGCGGTCGGCGGCCGCAGTGACCTGACCTCGACGCTGGTCGGCACGCTGGTGGTGCTGGCCGGCTTCCAGGCGCTGACGATCTACGGCAGCCAATATGCGCTGGTGGTGATGGGGCTTCTGCTGGTGCTCACCGTGCTGATCGCGCCGAACGGCCTGGTGCTCGGCGCAATGAACGTGATCGGCCGGCTCGTCGCCCGCGCCCAGGGAGGACGGAACTGATGGCGCTCCTGCAACTCCGCGGCCTGAACAAGCATTTCGGCGGGCTGCACGTCACCAACCAGGTCAACCTGTCGTTCGAGACCGGCGAGATCCACTGCCTGATCGGCCCCAACGGCGCCGGCAAGAGCACGCTGTTCCGGCTGATCCTCGGCGAATACGCGCCGGGCTCCGGCGAGATCTTCTTCGCCGGCGAGGACATCACCGCGCTCAAATCGTTCGCGCGGATCGCGCGCGGTCTGTCTGTGAAGTTTCAGGTGCCCGGCGTGTTCAAAGGGCTGTCGGTGCGCCAGAACCTCGAAATCGCGCTGCAACGGACGCGGCACGGCGCCGAACTCGACCGCGAGATCGACCGGCTGCTGGCCTTCCTCGGCCTCGAGGCCGAGCAGAACCAGACTGCCGGCAATCTCAGCCACGGCCAGAAGCAGTGGTTGGAGATCGGCATGGCGACCAGCCTGAAGCCGCGGATGCTGCTGCTCGACGAACCGACCGCCGGGATGTCGCCGGAAGAGACGTTCCAGACCGGCGAGATGGTCAAGCGGCTGAATGCCGAAGGCATGACGGTGCTGGCGATCGAGCACGACATGGCGTTCGTCCGCCAGGTCGCGCAGCGCGTCACCGTGCTGCATCTCGGTCAGGTGTTCGCGCAAGGCTCGATCGACGACATCGTCGCCGACGAGCGGGTCGCGGCGATCTATCTCGGGCAGGCTCATCACCATGCGTAAGGAAGTCATCCTCAACACCGTGGGGCTGCGTGCCGGCTATGGCGGAAAGCCAGTCTTGCAGGGTCTCGAGATCGAAGTCCGCGAGGGCGAGATCATCGCGGTGATCGGCCGCAACGGCGTCGGCAAGTCGACGCTGATGAAGAGCTTGATCGGCCTGATCCCGGCGATGGACGGCTCGATCGTGTTCCGCGGCGACGCCATCGAGCATCTGCCGGCGTTCAAGCGGGCGCGGCTCGGCATTGGCTATGTGCCGCAGGGCCGCGACGTGTTTCCGCGCCTCAGCGTCGCCGAGAACATCGCGGTCGGCGCCTCGATCAAGGGCCGGCTCACCGAGCAGCAGCGCCGCGAGGTGGTCGAGACGTTTCCGATCCTCGGCGAGCGCTGGAGCCAGCGCGCCGGCACGATGTCCGGCGGCCAGCAGCAGCAGCTCGCGATCGGGCGCGTGCTGGTGGCGGATCCCGAACTGATCCTGCTCGACGAGCCGTCGGAAGGCATCCAGCCCAACATCGTCCAGGACATCGCCCGCGACATGGTCGCGCTCAACGCCAGGACCGGCGTCACCATCATCCTGGTCGAGCAGAACCTCGACATGATCCGGGCGATGGCGCAGCGCTGCTACGTCATGGACAAGGGCCGGATCGTCGCCGACCTCGACCGCGCCGCGCTCGACGACGAGGCCGAAATGCGCCGCCACCTCGCGGTGTAACTGAATTCAACAAAGGAGACCAACATGGCCTGGCAGACTGAATCGATCATGGCGCGCAAGGGCGTCGCCAAGGGCGTGCGCGGCAAGAGCCACACCATTACCGAGGCGGAGCAGGGCAAGTATCACTACGTCTACGGGCCGTATTTCGACAAGGTCCTGACTGTCGACCCCGGTGCGGTGGTGGCGGCCGAAACCCACGACGCGTTCGAGGGCGCGATCAAGTCTGAGACCGACATCCCGTCTAAGATCCTCAACTTCCCGTTCCTCAATCCGCAGAACGGCCCGATCTGGGTCAATGGCGCCGAGAAGGGCGACACGCTCGCCGTGTACATCGAGAGCATCGTTCCGCGCGGGCCGCAGCCGCGGGGCACCACGGTGGTGATGCCGGAGTTCGGCGGCCTGGTCGGCACCGGCAACACCGCGCTGCTCAACCCGCCGCTGCCGGAGCGGGTCAAGAAGCTCGAAATCACCGCCGAGCACGGCACCAAATGGAACGACAAGATCACGCTGCCGTATGAGCCGTTCATCGGCACCATCGGCACCTCGCCGGAGATCGAGGCGATCTCGTCGCTGGTCCCGGATTACTACGGCGGCAACATGGATCTGCCGGATGTCGGCGTCGGCGCCATCATCTATCTGCCGGTGAACACCGCGGGCGCGCTGCTCTATCTCGGCGATTGCCACGCCGCCCAGGGCGACGGCGAGCTCTGCGGCGTCGCGATCGAGCATCCGACCGTGACCACGGTGCAGATCGATCTGATCAAGGGCTGGCCGATCCATTGGCCGCGGCTGGAGACCAAGGATTTCATCATGACGATCGGCTCGGCGCGGCCGATGGAGGATGCCGCCCGCATCGCCTATCGCGAGCTGTGCCGCTGGATGGCGGCGGATTACGGCTTCGACGAGATCGACGCCTACATGCTGCTGACCCAGGCCGGTCGCGTCCGGCTCGGCAACATGGTCGATCCGAAATACACGCTCGGCGCGTCGATCAAGAAGTCGTTCCTGGTGTAAGGGGGGGCGACGGCGATGTCGCAACTGCTGAAGGTCGCTA belongs to Rhodopseudomonas palustris and includes:
- a CDS encoding ABC transporter ATP-binding protein; this encodes MRKEVILNTVGLRAGYGGKPVLQGLEIEVREGEIIAVIGRNGVGKSTLMKSLIGLIPAMDGSIVFRGDAIEHLPAFKRARLGIGYVPQGRDVFPRLSVAENIAVGASIKGRLTEQQRREVVETFPILGERWSQRAGTMSGGQQQQLAIGRVLVADPELILLDEPSEGIQPNIVQDIARDMVALNARTGVTIILVEQNLDMIRAMAQRCYVMDKGRIVADLDRAALDDEAEMRRHLAV
- a CDS encoding branched-chain amino acid ABC transporter permease, whose product is MSGLISLFRRLEGPQTKGRGKLFWSVFVLALIGAIAYPMFSDGYTVGNTAYFFVWVFIALSLCLIWGYGGALSFGQTAFFGIAGYSYGILTLNFGAAYGFTLVAVLAAVLIAAVVALLLGYFMFFGRIEGVFLGIVTLAVTLMLERFMAQTAGPEWRIGAARLNGFNGMSGMPPITIPWFDGPIVLFADVGLYYLILALVVVVYLGLRILVNSSFGNVIVAIRENPERAEMLGYDIRKYQLINFVIGAGLAGLSGVLYTAWGQYITPSSMGMTSAALPLIWVAVGGRSDLTSTLVGTLVVLAGFQALTIYGSQYALVVMGLLLVLTVLIAPNGLVLGAMNVIGRLVARAQGGRN
- a CDS encoding ABC transporter ATP-binding protein, which gives rise to MALLQLRGLNKHFGGLHVTNQVNLSFETGEIHCLIGPNGAGKSTLFRLILGEYAPGSGEIFFAGEDITALKSFARIARGLSVKFQVPGVFKGLSVRQNLEIALQRTRHGAELDREIDRLLAFLGLEAEQNQTAGNLSHGQKQWLEIGMATSLKPRMLLLDEPTAGMSPEETFQTGEMVKRLNAEGMTVLAIEHDMAFVRQVAQRVTVLHLGQVFAQGSIDDIVADERVAAIYLGQAHHHA
- a CDS encoding acetamidase/formamidase family protein, which codes for MAWQTESIMARKGVAKGVRGKSHTITEAEQGKYHYVYGPYFDKVLTVDPGAVVAAETHDAFEGAIKSETDIPSKILNFPFLNPQNGPIWVNGAEKGDTLAVYIESIVPRGPQPRGTTVVMPEFGGLVGTGNTALLNPPLPERVKKLEITAEHGTKWNDKITLPYEPFIGTIGTSPEIEAISSLVPDYYGGNMDLPDVGVGAIIYLPVNTAGALLYLGDCHAAQGDGELCGVAIEHPTVTTVQIDLIKGWPIHWPRLETKDFIMTIGSARPMEDAARIAYRELCRWMAADYGFDEIDAYMLLTQAGRVRLGNMVDPKYTLGASIKKSFLV
- a CDS encoding ABC transporter permease subunit, coding for MDIATFAFAALYQFADAFAFLVLSACGLAVIFGMMGVINLAHGEFIMCGAYVTASAVHAGLPLPLAILTGALVSAVVGMLVEFVVVRHLYERPLDTIVATWGLSLIATQGTLIVIGSTMAGVGTPFGSFQVGAYSYSIYRIVLFLAALGVLGALYAVFNWTSFGVKARATIQVPHMADALGVDTRWIYSLTFACGAGLAGLAGGLYAPTMTLVPTMGATFLMEAFVTVVIGGADVFLGTAPAAAVLAVVKSAMTSWQGQLFGQIGLLVAVIIVVRVLPKGISGFLLRERT